Within Winogradskyella helgolandensis, the genomic segment ACAGGCTATTACCGAGAAACCATGAAAGAAAATGGGGAATACATCAAATACACCGATGCCGCTTGTGAGTATTATGAAGCGCCTTACCGTAAAAAGAAGTACAAATGGAGAGATTACCAAAATCCTTACGATTTTTCCGTAAGTGCTGGTACCTTTAGCTACGATGCGAGCTCCTTACATCGTATTCATTTTCACTATAAAACGTTGAAAGATGAACAAGTCAACATTATAGATTCTAGATCTAGTGCGAGTTTGAGCAAACGCGAATTTCACGGTAATATTGAAGGTGGCCCCTTAGGATTATTCGGCAGAAATCGCGTAAAATACCAAGAGAGTTTTCTGGGTAAAAAGGCGACGCGAGATTTCAACTATACCATTTCCGAAGAACTAGACGACTCAGGCAATTGGGTATATGTCTTAGAATTTCAAACCAAAACCACTAAAGACGAACTTGATGATTTAGCGTCTCCCAACTCAAGAAGTAGAAAACAATGGCGCAAGGCCAACAACCGTAAATTACTCAAAGGTAAAATCTATATCAATCCAGAGAATTACGCTGTGGTTCGTTACGAGTGCATGGTACCTAACGAACTCAAAGAATACTTCTGCGGCTACAAATACAACCAAGTCAAGCATTTCGATTACAAACTCGATGTACGCTTCAAGAAAGAAGGAGCAACGTATTACATTGATAATGTGCGACATGAAGACGAATTCATCTATAAAGACAGTACCAACCAAACCACAACCTATTATTCGGCAATATCCGAATTTAAGACCTCTAAAATCAACACCACAAACGTCAAGAAATTCCCTAAAGAAGATAATTTCGCTAACACCATGTCCAATCACTTATACGAGTTTCCATTAGACTACGATACGGCATACTGGCAAAATTATACCCTTAAAAATCCAGTAGCCACCATTGATGCGACTATTAGAAAGGATATGGAGTTTGAGAAACCTTTAGAACAACAATTTAGAGATAAACACATTCGTAATGATGCTATGCCACAGCCTAAAGCTAATATCATAAGCTCTAGTTTTAAAATCCATGGGGAAACCTATACCGATAATTACGCTTGGCTAAAAGATACCAAAGCTCCACAACACAATCAACCAATTATGGAATACCTGCGTAAAGAAAACAAATACACCGAAAACTATATCATTCCACTCAAAAAAGCGCAACGTATCATTTACAAAAATTTGGTACAAACCGTCGAGAAGAATACCAGTTCACTGCCTGTTGCAAAAAATGGATACAGCTATTACAGTAGCTATACCGAAGATGATGAATATCCCATCTATTACAGAAAAAGCCTCGCCAAAGATACCCTTACCGAAGTCTTATTAGATGTCAATGAAATGGCTAAAGGGAAAGATTACTACACCGCTAGTCCTGGTTCGGTAAGTCCCAACAATCAATTCATCACCGTTTACGAAAACACTACAGGTACAGATGCCTACATGCTCAAAATAAAAGACCTTAACAACAAAACGTTTTTAAACGATTCTATTAATAGCGTAGGTGGCACCGTTTGGTTAGATAACACTGCCTTTTTATATGTAGATGTAGAAAAAGGCACCTACCGTTCGTCTCAAGTAAAACGTCACATCTTAGGGACCCATCCAAATACCGATGCCATCATCTACGAAGAAAAAGATCCAAAATTTAGTGTATCCATCGGCAAATCAAAATCTAAAGACTATATTTTCTTAAATACATCAAGTAGCACGTCTTCCGAAAATTGGTATCTAAAAACAGATAACCCCATGGGCGAATTTAAAATCATTCGTCCACGTGAAACGAATCATATCTATGCCATCGCACATCATAAGGACCTATTCTATATCCTCACCAATAAAAACGCGCTCAACTATAAAATAGCCACTGTGCCTGTTAATGACGTCGAATCAGGAACATGGACCGATATCATACCACATCAAAAAGGCGTACTAATTCAAAATTTTGCGGTCTTCGATAAGTTTGTCGTCATTAATGAAAAAGAAAACGCACAAGCACGACTCAAAATCATTGACCAAACCACACAAAAAAGCCATATTATTAAATTCAAAGAAGACTTTTACAACATCGGTATGGGTTATAATCCAGAGTTTGCCACAGATAGTTTACAGTTTTCATATAGTTCCTTTGAAACGCCAACAACCACCTATAAATACCACATGGCCACCAAAAAGAAACGCCTGGTAAAACAACACAGCAAACCCCTCACGCATCCGTATTACAAATATGTGGTAGAACGCAAATGGGTGACCGCTAAAGACGGACAACTAATTCCCTTAACGCTCATCAGACACAAATGGCGAACCAACAAAGGAAAAAACCACAAAGTCTACCTCACATCGTATGGTTCTTATGGTTCCGGACAAGGCATTCCTGGTGGCGCATCCGTTCATCAGTTGGTTAACGCAGGTTACGTCTATGCCATTGCACATGTTAGAGGTGGCAATGATAAAGGAAACGAATGGTACGAAGATGGTAAACTATTCAATAAGAAAAATACCTTCACCGATTTTATAGCCTGTGCAGACTACCTCATTGCAGAAAATTATGCCGCCAAAGGTAGCATTGTAGCCCAAGGCGGAAGCGCTGGCGGTTTGCTCATGGGAGCCGTAATTAATGAGCGACCAGAACTTTTTAACACCGTTATCTTAGACGTCCCCTTTGTAGATGTCATTAACACCATGTTAGATGAAAATCTACCGCTTACCGTTGGCGAATTTGAAGAATGGGGAAACCCAAAAGACAAAAAAGCTTACCAATACATCAAGTCGTACAGTCCTTATGATAACGTTAAAGCACAAGACTATCCTAATCTATTGTTTTTCACTGGTCTCAATGATACCAGAGTAGGGTAT encodes:
- a CDS encoding prolyl oligopeptidase family serine peptidase translates to MPTKPLLLLLCLLMSFAKAQNNQTNTISSETIKGTVVDKTDGTPLPYAYLKIDKVGLGTVTEGDGKFQITIPKKYDTYTITISYLGFEDLKLNISDFKALNGTTFNMTPESVSLDEVFVEEKKEKLPSAKSLLRKVIKNIPSNYSNTPSLVTGYYRETMKENGEYIKYTDAACEYYEAPYRKKKYKWRDYQNPYDFSVSAGTFSYDASSLHRIHFHYKTLKDEQVNIIDSRSSASLSKREFHGNIEGGPLGLFGRNRVKYQESFLGKKATRDFNYTISEELDDSGNWVYVLEFQTKTTKDELDDLASPNSRSRKQWRKANNRKLLKGKIYINPENYAVVRYECMVPNELKEYFCGYKYNQVKHFDYKLDVRFKKEGATYYIDNVRHEDEFIYKDSTNQTTTYYSAISEFKTSKINTTNVKKFPKEDNFANTMSNHLYEFPLDYDTAYWQNYTLKNPVATIDATIRKDMEFEKPLEQQFRDKHIRNDAMPQPKANIISSSFKIHGETYTDNYAWLKDTKAPQHNQPIMEYLRKENKYTENYIIPLKKAQRIIYKNLVQTVEKNTSSLPVAKNGYSYYSSYTEDDEYPIYYRKSLAKDTLTEVLLDVNEMAKGKDYYTASPGSVSPNNQFITVYENTTGTDAYMLKIKDLNNKTFLNDSINSVGGTVWLDNTAFLYVDVEKGTYRSSQVKRHILGTHPNTDAIIYEEKDPKFSVSIGKSKSKDYIFLNTSSSTSSENWYLKTDNPMGEFKIIRPRETNHIYAIAHHKDLFYILTNKNALNYKIATVPVNDVESGTWTDIIPHQKGVLIQNFAVFDKFVVINEKENAQARLKIIDQTTQKSHIIKFKEDFYNIGMGYNPEFATDSLQFSYSSFETPTTTYKYHMATKKKRLVKQHSKPLTHPYYKYVVERKWVTAKDGQLIPLTLIRHKWRTNKGKNHKVYLTSYGSYGSGQGIPGGASVHQLVNAGYVYAIAHVRGGNDKGNEWYEDGKLFNKKNTFTDFIACADYLIAENYAAKGSIVAQGGSAGGLLMGAVINERPELFNTVILDVPFVDVINTMLDENLPLTVGEFEEWGNPKDKKAYQYIKSYSPYDNVKAQDYPNLLFFTGLNDTRVGYWEPAKMVAKLRATKTDDNILLLKTDFANGHGGGSGRFAGFRDSAYKLALIFELERLRKLSELKVPKP